A section of the Serratia liquefaciens ATCC 27592 genome encodes:
- the arnB gene encoding UDP-4-amino-4-deoxy-L-arabinose aminotransferase, with product MDQFLPFSRPAIGDEEIAAVEKVLRSGWITTGPQNQQLESEFCATFGCKHAIAVCSATAGMHITLMALGIGPGDEVITPSQTWVSTLNMIELLGATPVMIDVDRDTLMVNARDVEAAITTKTKAIVPVHYAGAPLQMDALRDVAKRHNLPLIEDAAHAVGSRYNGEWVGAQGTAIFSFHAIKNLTCAEGGLIATDDDVLADRLRCLKFHGLAVDAFDRQQLGRKPQAEVVEPGYKYNLSDIHAAIAVVQLARLPQLNARRKELAQRYLTALEGSPFLPLGLPDYPHDHAWHLFMVRVDAERCGIDRDQLMERLKDVGIGTGLHFRAAHTQKFYRDRYPQLSLPNTEWNSARLCTLPLFPDMTDADVDRVVKALSSVVESLRVSR from the coding sequence ATGGATCAATTTTTACCTTTCTCACGCCCGGCGATCGGCGATGAAGAAATCGCGGCGGTAGAAAAGGTATTGCGCTCAGGGTGGATCACCACCGGACCGCAAAATCAGCAGTTGGAAAGTGAGTTTTGCGCCACCTTCGGCTGCAAACATGCGATTGCCGTTTGTTCCGCTACTGCAGGCATGCATATCACCCTGATGGCTCTGGGCATTGGTCCCGGCGATGAAGTCATCACTCCCTCACAAACTTGGGTTTCAACCCTCAACATGATTGAGTTGCTCGGCGCCACGCCGGTAATGATCGACGTTGACCGCGATACGTTGATGGTCAATGCCAGAGATGTTGAAGCCGCCATTACGACCAAAACCAAAGCTATTGTCCCGGTGCATTACGCTGGTGCGCCATTGCAAATGGATGCATTGCGAGACGTGGCCAAACGCCATAATCTGCCGCTGATTGAAGACGCTGCTCATGCGGTGGGTTCCCGTTACAACGGTGAATGGGTTGGCGCACAAGGAACGGCTATCTTCTCGTTCCACGCGATTAAAAACCTGACCTGTGCCGAAGGTGGCCTGATTGCCACCGACGACGATGTGCTGGCGGATCGTCTGCGCTGTCTGAAGTTTCACGGTCTGGCCGTTGACGCTTTCGACCGTCAGCAACTGGGGCGCAAGCCGCAGGCCGAAGTGGTGGAGCCGGGCTACAAATACAACCTTTCGGATATCCACGCGGCCATCGCCGTCGTACAGCTGGCGCGCCTGCCGCAGTTGAACGCTCGCCGTAAAGAGCTGGCACAGCGTTATCTCACCGCGCTGGAAGGTTCACCTTTCCTGCCTCTGGGGTTGCCTGATTATCCGCATGACCACGCCTGGCACCTGTTTATGGTGCGCGTTGACGCCGAGCGTTGCGGTATCGATCGCGACCAACTGATGGAACGCCTTAAAGACGTGGGCATTGGTACCGGTCTGCATTTCCGTGCCGCGCATACCCAGAAGTTTTACCGCGACCGCTATCCGCAATTGTCCTTACCCAATACCGAATGGAACTCGGCGCGTTTGTGCACCTTGCCGCTATTCCCTGATATGACCGACGCTGATGTTGATCGCGTGGTCAAAGCCTTATCTTCTGTTGTGGAGTCGTTACGTGTCTCGCGTTGA
- a CDS encoding glutathione peroxidase, translated as MTQAIYDIPLNTIENQSTTLAQYKGRVLLVVNVASECGLTKQYEGLEALYETYRDQGFEVLGFPSNEFLGQEPGSNEEILAFCRGTFGVQFPMFAKLEVNGENRHPLYQALTAAKPHAVAPQGSEFLARMSSKGRAPKQTGDILWNFEKFLIGRDGKVIERFSPDTTPEDPALLAAVKQALAD; from the coding sequence ATGACTCAAGCTATTTATGACATTCCGCTGAACACCATCGAGAATCAATCTACCACGCTGGCACAATATAAAGGCCGCGTGTTGCTGGTGGTGAATGTGGCGTCGGAATGCGGCCTGACCAAGCAATATGAAGGGCTGGAAGCCCTGTACGAAACCTACCGGGATCAAGGTTTTGAGGTGCTGGGATTCCCCTCCAACGAATTTCTGGGGCAGGAGCCAGGCAGCAACGAAGAGATCCTGGCGTTTTGCCGGGGTACCTTTGGCGTTCAGTTCCCTATGTTTGCCAAACTGGAAGTGAACGGCGAAAACCGCCATCCATTGTATCAGGCGTTGACCGCCGCCAAACCGCACGCCGTTGCGCCGCAGGGCAGTGAGTTCCTTGCGCGTATGAGCAGCAAGGGGCGGGCACCAAAGCAAACTGGCGATATCCTGTGGAACTTCGAGAAATTCCTGATTGGCCGCGATGGCAAGGTCATCGAGCGCTTTTCCCCGGATACGACGCCGGAAGATCCTGCATTGCTGGCCGCCGTCAAACAGGCGCTGGCCGACTAA
- the btuD gene encoding vitamin B12 ABC transporter ATP-binding protein BtuD, with amino-acid sequence MLQLRQVGVEGRLAPFSAQVDAGLQFHLIGPNGAGKSTLLACLAGILPGIGEILLDGHPLKSFQGNELALRRGYLSQQQPPVALMPVFQYLALHQPAGASEEALESAILYLCQRLKLMDKLPRMLTQLSGGEWQRVRLAAVLLQVWPTVNPYSQLLLLDEPTNSLDVAQKVALDRLLREFCQSGRSALVCAHDLNHTLQQADRVWLLHAGRLVAQGSTREVMEPVLLSQIYDVDFHLQAVGDQRWIMTKTA; translated from the coding sequence ATGCTGCAACTCAGGCAGGTTGGGGTAGAAGGGCGCTTGGCCCCGTTTTCAGCACAGGTTGATGCTGGGTTGCAGTTTCACCTTATTGGCCCGAACGGCGCCGGTAAAAGCACGCTGTTGGCCTGCCTGGCGGGTATCTTGCCCGGTATCGGGGAGATCCTGCTGGACGGTCATCCGCTGAAAAGTTTTCAGGGCAATGAGCTGGCACTGCGTCGTGGTTATTTAAGCCAACAGCAGCCCCCGGTGGCGTTGATGCCGGTATTCCAGTATCTGGCATTGCATCAACCGGCGGGAGCTTCGGAAGAGGCGCTGGAAAGCGCCATTCTTTATCTGTGTCAGCGTTTAAAGCTGATGGACAAGCTGCCGCGTATGCTGACTCAGCTATCCGGCGGGGAATGGCAGCGAGTACGTCTGGCCGCGGTGCTGCTGCAGGTCTGGCCGACGGTTAACCCGTACAGCCAACTGCTGTTGTTGGATGAACCGACCAACAGCCTGGACGTGGCGCAGAAGGTGGCATTGGACCGACTATTAAGAGAGTTTTGCCAGAGTGGGCGCAGTGCCTTGGTTTGCGCGCACGATCTCAACCACACCTTACAGCAGGCCGATCGGGTCTGGCTGCTGCATGCAGGGCGCTTAGTTGCTCAGGGCAGCACGCGGGAGGTGATGGAGCCGGTTCTGCTGTCACAAATTTATGACGTCGATTTTCATTTGCAGGCGGTGGGCGATCAACGCTGGATTATGACCAAAACCGCCTAG
- the arnC gene encoding undecaprenyl-phosphate 4-deoxy-4-formamido-L-arabinose transferase, with protein sequence MSRVEPIKKVSVVIPVYNEQESLPALLERTTAACKQLAQPYEIILVDDGSSDNSADMLTAAAEQPGSCVIAVLLNRNYGQHSAIMAGFNQVSGDLVITLDADLQNPPEEIPRLVRVAEEGYDVVGTVRANRQDSWFRKSASRIINMMIQRATGKSMGDYGCMLRAYRRHIIEAMLNCHERSTFIPILANTFARRTTEIDVLHAEREFGDSKYSLMKLINLMYDLITCLTTTPLRLLSVVGSVIALSGFVLAVLLIALRLIMGPEWAGGGVFTLFAVLFSFIGAQFVGMGLLGEYIGRIYTDVRARPRYFVQKVVGEQPNHNTQEEE encoded by the coding sequence GTGTCTCGCGTTGAACCGATTAAAAAAGTTTCGGTGGTGATCCCGGTGTACAACGAGCAGGAAAGTCTACCTGCCTTGCTTGAACGTACCACCGCCGCCTGTAAACAGCTGGCCCAGCCCTATGAAATTATCCTGGTCGATGACGGCAGCAGCGACAATTCTGCCGATATGCTGACCGCTGCCGCCGAACAGCCCGGCAGTTGCGTCATTGCCGTATTGCTGAACCGCAACTATGGGCAGCACTCGGCAATCATGGCCGGTTTCAATCAGGTGAGCGGCGATCTGGTGATCACGCTGGATGCTGACCTGCAAAACCCGCCGGAAGAGATCCCGCGGTTGGTGCGGGTGGCGGAAGAGGGTTACGACGTGGTCGGCACTGTGCGCGCCAACCGTCAGGACTCCTGGTTCCGTAAAAGCGCCTCCCGCATCATCAATATGATGATCCAGCGCGCTACCGGTAAATCGATGGGCGACTATGGCTGCATGTTACGCGCCTATCGCCGCCACATTATCGAAGCGATGCTGAACTGCCACGAGCGCAGCACCTTTATCCCGATCCTGGCGAATACCTTCGCCCGTCGTACTACTGAAATTGACGTGCTGCACGCTGAACGCGAGTTTGGCGACTCTAAATACAGCCTGATGAAGCTGATTAATCTGATGTACGACCTGATCACCTGTTTGACCACCACGCCGCTGCGTTTGCTGAGCGTAGTGGGCAGCGTGATTGCGCTTTCGGGTTTCGTGCTGGCGGTATTGCTGATCGCCCTGCGTTTGATCATGGGCCCTGAATGGGCGGGCGGCGGGGTGTTCACCCTGTTTGCCGTGCTGTTTTCCTTTATTGGCGCCCAATTTGTCGGCATGGGTCTGTTGGGAGAGTACATCGGTCGTATTTATACCGACGTGCGTGCTCGTCCTCGTTATTTTGTTCAGAAAGTGGTCGGTGAACAGCCGAACCACAATACTCAGGAAGAAGAATGA